A single window of Bombus pascuorum chromosome 1, iyBomPasc1.1, whole genome shotgun sequence DNA harbors:
- the LOC132912755 gene encoding histone-lysine N-methyltransferase eggless isoform X1 gives MEVIELVSDDEASGDNMEKNRSSIICNSNCVNFECSSGVDMKLAPSFACAFYGVNTEKKKGRMICTKCFIVALEHQKQLVAAFVDRKPLLKCEFPDRTMEVEIFDSDDSDDEKKKDICDEEKYLPGEMLADMEEMLDSTLNNILEKYDVDYQIEQAHNVLKDQWNRIDEQNEVLDKTIKDLMCTMDMLRNNLYDEFRPQIQMLQELQINDGYMDNGFYPLVATKRVTQIRISSSSTLEDNQPEVLPIEQDNSQVVVLDLPPIGPLVRTQIDIDTIVYIMKHPLMPWIKAKVQNVVYRIPLHCRVKLLQKKYNSVIKSVSGKQIAAAVTSQVIIPIGTRVVALFKDVSSSNFYSGVIAEPPKATNKYRYLVFFDDGYAQYVEHKYIYLVAESSNKVWEDIPNESRDFVKKYIETYPERPMVKLQTGQVVKTEWNGKWWVARVIQVDASLVQMHFDADGRTEWIYRGSARLGPLYIELLKANARQQGHHASVNTPSRHRLPAISNKSNLPYVEYTSNLEPEEERFSQLEKEQNIVNEAINTVTSSAPQQSRAVARKSTSKKQNIMDTSSYNPTTETKPSHSIVYYQTQNKIQTKKFVPHKCGPQCVQGISFTPDDLRGYSPLSIPLLCGWNRQLCKYPKGKKITLYQAPCGVRLRNMEELHQYLRKTGSPMSVDLFDFDYWVHCLAEFVLDKCFINIKDLSYGIENVPIPCVNELDHTQPDTIRYSTQREPTEGVNLNLDPNFLCSCDCEDDCQDKTKCQCWQLTIQGATLGGRVPNTSVGYVYKRLPEPVTTGIYECNSECKCAVKTCLNRVVQHPLTLKLQVFKTAPRGWGIRCLNDIPLGSFICIYAGRLLTEQGANEGGKNYGDEYLAELDYVEVVEGIKEGYESDVLESEMPLSTTEDKKKSITSDDEDNTKINADDSDEDFNVGRYLNFNVDSTEPSIRKRLRKRKRDDVNQDGSEENSEDGHAAKTTENITKSSTNENRPNDLDAITISDEEENRSGRREPSRFDPTVEPTQIERPKFKSVRDFFGEDEAVYIMDAKTTGNIGRYLNHSCDPNVFVQNVFVDTHDVRFPWVAFFALNYIRAGQELTWNYSYDVGSIPGKVIICKCGASNCRGRLL, from the exons atgGAAGTCATTGAACTTGTTTCGGATGATGAAGCATCAGGGGATAACatggaaaaaaatagaagttCAATAATTTGCAATTCTAATTGTGTAAACTTTGAATGTTCTTCTGGAGTAGATATGAAATTAGCACCTTCTTTTGCATGTGCTTTTTATGGAGTGaatacagaaaaaaagaaagggcgTATGATATGTACAAAGTGTTTTATTGTTGCTTTAGAACACCAAAAG CAATTGGTCGCAGCTTTCGTAGATCGTAAGCCATTATTGAAGTGTGAATTTCCAGACCGTACAATGGAGGTAGAAATTTTTGATAGTGATGATTCAGAcgatgagaaaaagaaagatatatgtGACGagg aaaaatatttgccagGAGAAATGCTTGCAGATATGGAAGAAATGTTAGATAGTacattaaacaatattttagaGAAGTATGATGTTGACTATCAAATTGAACAAGCTCATAATGTACTAAAAGATCAGTGGAATAGAATAGATG agCAAAATGAAGTTCTGgataaaacaattaaagatTTGATGTGTACTATGGatatgttacgtaataatttatatgacGAATTCAGACCACAAATTCAAATGCTCCAAGAACTTCAAATAAATGATGGATATATGGATAATGGATTTTATCCATTAGTGGCAACAAAAAGAGTTACACAAATAAGAATTTCCTCTTCTTCAACGTTAGAAGATAATCAACCAGAAGTTTTACCAATTGAACAAGATAATAGCCAAGTTGTAGTTTTGGATTTACCTCCAATTGGTCCACTTGTGAGAACACAGATAGATATTGATAccattgtatatattatgaaGCATCCACTTATGCCATGGATTAAAGCAAAG GTGCAAAATGTAGTCTATAGAATTCCCTTACATTGTcgtgtaaaattattacaaaagaaGTATAATTCTGTTATTAAATCTGTTTCTGGTAAACAAATCGCAGCTGCTGTAACTAGCCAAGTAATAATTCCAATTGGTACACGAGTAGTTGCTCTATTTAAAGATGTTTCATCTAGTAATTTTTATAGTGGAGTTATAGCTGAACCACCAAAAGCTACAAATAAGTATAG aTATTTGGTATTTTTTGATGATGGTTATGCTCAATATGTTGagcataaatatatttatttagttgCTGAATCTTCCAACAAAGTTTGGGAAGATATACCTAATGAATCTCGTGATTTTGtgaagaaatatattgaaacatATCCTGAAAGACCAATGGTGAAACTACAAACAGGACAGGTAGTAAAAACAGAATGGAATGGTAAATGGTGGGTTGCAAGAGTAATTCAAGTTGATGCAAGTTTAGTACAAATGCATTTTGATGCTGATGGAAGAACAGAATGGATTTACAGAGGTTCAGCTAGATTAGGGCCTTTATATATTGAACTTTTAAAAGCCAATGCTAGACAACAAGGACATCATGCATCTGTCAATACACCTAGTCGACATCGACTGCCTGCTATCTCTAAT aaaagcAATTTACCTTATGTAGAATATACATCTAATCTAGAACCTGAGGAAGAAAGATTTTCTCAATTAGAAAAAGAACAGAATATAGTAAATGAAGCTATAAATACAGTTACATCAAGTGCACCACAGCAATCACGTGCTGTTGCTAGAAAAAGTACAagtaaaaagcaaaatattatGGATACAAGTTCCTATAATCCTACAACAGAAACAAAACCTTCTCATAGTATCGTT TACTACCAAACACAGAACAAGattcaaacaaaaaaatttgttccacATAAATGTGGCCCTCAGTGCGTTCAAGGAATATCTTTTACACCTGATGACTTGAGAGGTTATTCACCTCTTTCAATACCATTACTCTGTGGTTGGAACAGACAACTTTGTAAATATCCAAAAGGcaagaaaattacattatatcaaGCTCCATGTGGTGTCAGattacgaaatatggaagagtTACACCAGTATCTTCGCAAAACAGGCAGCCCAATGTCAGttgatttatttgattttgattATTGGGTGCATTGTCTAGCAGAATTTGTCTTGGATAAatgttttatcaatataaag gaTCTCAGTTATGGTATAGAAAATGTACCAATACCATGTGTTAATGAATTAGATCACACTCAACCAGATACCATTAGATATAGCACTCAGAGAGAACCAACAGAAGGAGTTAATCTTAATTTAGATCCAAATTTCTTGTGTAGCTGTGATTGCGAAGACGATTGCCAA gATAAAACAAAATGTCAATGTTGGCAATTAACAATACAAGGTGCTACTCTCGGAGGAAGAGTGCCAAATACATCTGTTGGTTATGTATATAAACGTTTACCAGAGCCAGTTACTACTGGAATTTATGAATGCAATTCTGAATGTAAATGTGCTGTAAAAACTTGCTTGAATAGAGTAGTACAACATCcattaacattaaaattacaagTGTTCAAAACAGCTCCTCGGGGCTGGGGTATTCGATGTCTAAACGATATTCCTCTTGGatcttttatttgtatatatgcTGGTAGATTACTTACAGAGCAg GGAGCTAATGAAGGTGGTAAAAATTATGGAGATGAATACCTAGCAGAATTGGATTATGTGGAAGTAGTGGAAGGTATTAAAGAAGGATATGAAAGTGATGTTCTCGAATCAGAAATGCCATTATCTACCacagaagataaaaagaaatctataACTAGCGATGATGAGgataatacgaaaataaatgcAGATGATTCAGACGAAGATTTCAACGTTGGTAGATACTTAAATTTCAATGTAGATTCTACAGAACCTTCTATTAG AAAAAGGCTAAGGAAACGAAAACGAGATGATGTCAATCAAGATGGATCTGAAGAAAATAGCGAAGATGGACACGCTGCTAAAACTACCGAAAATATTACGAAGTCTTCTACCAATGAAAATCGTCCAAATGATCTAGATGCAATTACTATAAgtgatgaagaagaaaatagaagtgGCAGACGCGAACCAAGTAGATTTGATCCAACAGTGGAACCAACACAAATAGAAAGACCTAAATTTAAATCAGTAAGAGATTTCTTTGGAGAAGATGAGGCTGTTTATATAATGGATGCTAAAACAACTGGAAATATTGGACGTTACTTAAac CATTCATGTGATCCAAACGTTTTTGTGCAAAATGTATTTGTAGACACGCATGATGTAAGATTTCCATGGGTGGCATTCTTTGCTTTAAATTACATAAGAGCAGGTCAGGAATTAACATGGAATTACAGTTATGATGTTGGAAGTATACCAGGTAAAGTCATCATCTGTAAATGTGGTGCATCTAATTGTAGGGGTCGACTTCTCTAA
- the LOC132913711 gene encoding myotrophin-like: MSELVWGIKNGDLEQVRDIVEKKNIDVNQMIDGRTPLHYAADYGQSEVVRYLLEKGANANVTDKHGITALLAAIWEGHTNCVKLLLEKGARADGLTPNGTNYLDAAEKDEIKELLKFH, translated from the exons ATGAGTGAACTCGTGTGGGGAATAAAAAATGGTGATTTGGAGCAAGTGCGGGATATCGTTGAGAAAAAG AATATTGATGTCAATCAAATGATTGATGGAAGGACACCCCTACATTATGCAGCTGATTATGGCCAAAGTGAAGTAGTCAGATATCTTTTGGAAAAGGGTGCAAatgcaaat GTAACAGATAAACATGGAATAACAGCATTATTAGCAGCAATTTGGGAAGGACATACAAATTGCGTAAAATTACTATTAGAAAAAGGAGCTAGAGCAGATGGATTGACACCAAATggaacaaattatttagatgCTGCTGAAAAGGATGAGATCAAGGAATTGCTTAAATTCCACTAG
- the LOC132912755 gene encoding histone-lysine N-methyltransferase SETDB1-B isoform X2, with protein MEVIELVSDDEASGDNMEKNRSSIICNSNCVNFECSSGVDMKLAPSFACAFYGVNTEKKKGRMICTKCFIVALEHQKQLVAAFVDRKPLLKCEFPDRTMEVEIFDSDDSDDEKKKDICDEEKYLPGEMLADMEEMLDSTLNNILEKYDVDYQIEQAHNVLKDQWNRIDEQNEVLDKTIKDLMCTMDMLRNNLYDEFRPQIQMLQELQINDGYMDNGFYPLVATKRVTQIRISSSSTLEDNQPEVLPIEQDNSQVVVLDLPPIGPLVRTQIDIDTIVYIMKHPLMPWIKAKVQNVVYRIPLHCRVKLLQKKYNSVIKSVSGKQIAAAVTSQVIIPIGTRVVALFKDVSSSNFYSGVIAEPPKATNKYRYLVFFDDGYAQYVEHKYIYLVAESSNKVWEDIPNESRDFVKKYIETYPERPMVKLQTGQVVKTEWNGKWWVARVIQVDASLVQMHFDADGRTEWIYRGSARLGPLYIELLKANARQQGHHASVNTPSRHRLPAISNKSNLPYVEYTSNLEPEEERFSQLEKEQNIVNEAINTVTSSAPQQSRAVARKSTSKKQNIMDTSSYNPTTETKPSHSIVYYQTQNKIQTKKFVPHKCGPQCVQGISFTPDDLRGYSPLSIPLLCGWNRQLCSPMSVDLFDFDYWVHCLAEFVLDKCFINIKDLSYGIENVPIPCVNELDHTQPDTIRYSTQREPTEGVNLNLDPNFLCSCDCEDDCQDKTKCQCWQLTIQGATLGGRVPNTSVGYVYKRLPEPVTTGIYECNSECKCAVKTCLNRVVQHPLTLKLQVFKTAPRGWGIRCLNDIPLGSFICIYAGRLLTEQGANEGGKNYGDEYLAELDYVEVVEGIKEGYESDVLESEMPLSTTEDKKKSITSDDEDNTKINADDSDEDFNVGRYLNFNVDSTEPSIRKRLRKRKRDDVNQDGSEENSEDGHAAKTTENITKSSTNENRPNDLDAITISDEEENRSGRREPSRFDPTVEPTQIERPKFKSVRDFFGEDEAVYIMDAKTTGNIGRYLNHSCDPNVFVQNVFVDTHDVRFPWVAFFALNYIRAGQELTWNYSYDVGSIPGKVIICKCGASNCRGRLL; from the exons atgGAAGTCATTGAACTTGTTTCGGATGATGAAGCATCAGGGGATAACatggaaaaaaatagaagttCAATAATTTGCAATTCTAATTGTGTAAACTTTGAATGTTCTTCTGGAGTAGATATGAAATTAGCACCTTCTTTTGCATGTGCTTTTTATGGAGTGaatacagaaaaaaagaaagggcgTATGATATGTACAAAGTGTTTTATTGTTGCTTTAGAACACCAAAAG CAATTGGTCGCAGCTTTCGTAGATCGTAAGCCATTATTGAAGTGTGAATTTCCAGACCGTACAATGGAGGTAGAAATTTTTGATAGTGATGATTCAGAcgatgagaaaaagaaagatatatgtGACGagg aaaaatatttgccagGAGAAATGCTTGCAGATATGGAAGAAATGTTAGATAGTacattaaacaatattttagaGAAGTATGATGTTGACTATCAAATTGAACAAGCTCATAATGTACTAAAAGATCAGTGGAATAGAATAGATG agCAAAATGAAGTTCTGgataaaacaattaaagatTTGATGTGTACTATGGatatgttacgtaataatttatatgacGAATTCAGACCACAAATTCAAATGCTCCAAGAACTTCAAATAAATGATGGATATATGGATAATGGATTTTATCCATTAGTGGCAACAAAAAGAGTTACACAAATAAGAATTTCCTCTTCTTCAACGTTAGAAGATAATCAACCAGAAGTTTTACCAATTGAACAAGATAATAGCCAAGTTGTAGTTTTGGATTTACCTCCAATTGGTCCACTTGTGAGAACACAGATAGATATTGATAccattgtatatattatgaaGCATCCACTTATGCCATGGATTAAAGCAAAG GTGCAAAATGTAGTCTATAGAATTCCCTTACATTGTcgtgtaaaattattacaaaagaaGTATAATTCTGTTATTAAATCTGTTTCTGGTAAACAAATCGCAGCTGCTGTAACTAGCCAAGTAATAATTCCAATTGGTACACGAGTAGTTGCTCTATTTAAAGATGTTTCATCTAGTAATTTTTATAGTGGAGTTATAGCTGAACCACCAAAAGCTACAAATAAGTATAG aTATTTGGTATTTTTTGATGATGGTTATGCTCAATATGTTGagcataaatatatttatttagttgCTGAATCTTCCAACAAAGTTTGGGAAGATATACCTAATGAATCTCGTGATTTTGtgaagaaatatattgaaacatATCCTGAAAGACCAATGGTGAAACTACAAACAGGACAGGTAGTAAAAACAGAATGGAATGGTAAATGGTGGGTTGCAAGAGTAATTCAAGTTGATGCAAGTTTAGTACAAATGCATTTTGATGCTGATGGAAGAACAGAATGGATTTACAGAGGTTCAGCTAGATTAGGGCCTTTATATATTGAACTTTTAAAAGCCAATGCTAGACAACAAGGACATCATGCATCTGTCAATACACCTAGTCGACATCGACTGCCTGCTATCTCTAAT aaaagcAATTTACCTTATGTAGAATATACATCTAATCTAGAACCTGAGGAAGAAAGATTTTCTCAATTAGAAAAAGAACAGAATATAGTAAATGAAGCTATAAATACAGTTACATCAAGTGCACCACAGCAATCACGTGCTGTTGCTAGAAAAAGTACAagtaaaaagcaaaatattatGGATACAAGTTCCTATAATCCTACAACAGAAACAAAACCTTCTCATAGTATCGTT TACTACCAAACACAGAACAAGattcaaacaaaaaaatttgttccacATAAATGTGGCCCTCAGTGCGTTCAAGGAATATCTTTTACACCTGATGACTTGAGAGGTTATTCACCTCTTTCAATACCATTACTCTGTGGTTGGAACAGACAACTTT GCAGCCCAATGTCAGttgatttatttgattttgattATTGGGTGCATTGTCTAGCAGAATTTGTCTTGGATAAatgttttatcaatataaag gaTCTCAGTTATGGTATAGAAAATGTACCAATACCATGTGTTAATGAATTAGATCACACTCAACCAGATACCATTAGATATAGCACTCAGAGAGAACCAACAGAAGGAGTTAATCTTAATTTAGATCCAAATTTCTTGTGTAGCTGTGATTGCGAAGACGATTGCCAA gATAAAACAAAATGTCAATGTTGGCAATTAACAATACAAGGTGCTACTCTCGGAGGAAGAGTGCCAAATACATCTGTTGGTTATGTATATAAACGTTTACCAGAGCCAGTTACTACTGGAATTTATGAATGCAATTCTGAATGTAAATGTGCTGTAAAAACTTGCTTGAATAGAGTAGTACAACATCcattaacattaaaattacaagTGTTCAAAACAGCTCCTCGGGGCTGGGGTATTCGATGTCTAAACGATATTCCTCTTGGatcttttatttgtatatatgcTGGTAGATTACTTACAGAGCAg GGAGCTAATGAAGGTGGTAAAAATTATGGAGATGAATACCTAGCAGAATTGGATTATGTGGAAGTAGTGGAAGGTATTAAAGAAGGATATGAAAGTGATGTTCTCGAATCAGAAATGCCATTATCTACCacagaagataaaaagaaatctataACTAGCGATGATGAGgataatacgaaaataaatgcAGATGATTCAGACGAAGATTTCAACGTTGGTAGATACTTAAATTTCAATGTAGATTCTACAGAACCTTCTATTAG AAAAAGGCTAAGGAAACGAAAACGAGATGATGTCAATCAAGATGGATCTGAAGAAAATAGCGAAGATGGACACGCTGCTAAAACTACCGAAAATATTACGAAGTCTTCTACCAATGAAAATCGTCCAAATGATCTAGATGCAATTACTATAAgtgatgaagaagaaaatagaagtgGCAGACGCGAACCAAGTAGATTTGATCCAACAGTGGAACCAACACAAATAGAAAGACCTAAATTTAAATCAGTAAGAGATTTCTTTGGAGAAGATGAGGCTGTTTATATAATGGATGCTAAAACAACTGGAAATATTGGACGTTACTTAAac CATTCATGTGATCCAAACGTTTTTGTGCAAAATGTATTTGTAGACACGCATGATGTAAGATTTCCATGGGTGGCATTCTTTGCTTTAAATTACATAAGAGCAGGTCAGGAATTAACATGGAATTACAGTTATGATGTTGGAAGTATACCAGGTAAAGTCATCATCTGTAAATGTGGTGCATCTAATTGTAGGGGTCGACTTCTCTAA